One window of the Acinonyx jubatus isolate Ajub_Pintada_27869175 chromosome A2, VMU_Ajub_asm_v1.0, whole genome shotgun sequence genome contains the following:
- the RBM48 gene encoding RNA-binding protein 48 has translation MAASGGELGGVFDHHVQRAVCDTRAKYREGRRPRAVKVYTINLESRYLLIQGVPAVGAMKELVERFALYGAIEQYNALDEYPAEDFTEVYLIKFMNLQSARTAKRKMDEQSFFGGLLHVCYAPEFETVEETRKKLQERKAYIARTTKNKDHYVTKKKLVTELKNTQDFRQDFHSETSGCAATLNTSTGNSDPCLPYSCELPLCYFSSKCTCSSGEHMDRASNFSQDGRNHEETLEHCMHSDSLQKIRVKPFKNSSVCPGAQKAITSSEAVDRFMPRTTQLQERKRRREDDRKIGTFLGTSTSSDEVMIGPLLPDLHKVDMHDDSLNTTANLIRNKLKEVISSTPKPPEDKLEDVHTSRPLKQRRRI, from the exons ATGGCGGCTAGTGGCGGGGAGCTTGGAGGTGTATTTGATCACCATGTCCAGAGGGCTGTATGCGACACGCGGGCCAAGTATCGGGAGGGGCGACGGCCTCGTGCTGTCAAG gtatatacAATTAATTTGGAATCTCGGTACTTGTTAATACAAGGAGTTCCTGCAGTGGGAGCGATGAAGGAATTAGTTGAGCGATTTGCTTTGTATGGTGCAATTGAACAATATAATGCTCTAGATGAATACCCAGCAGAAGACTTTACAGAAGTTTATCTTATTAAATTTATGAATCTACAAAGTGCAAG GACAGCcaagagaaaaatggatgaaCAGAGTTTCTTTGGTGGATTGCTTCACGTGTGCTATGCTCCAGAATTTGAAACAGttgaagaaactagaaaaaaattacaggagaGGAAGGCTTATATAGCAAGAACTACTAAAAATAAAG ATCATTACGTGACAAAGAAGAAACTGGTTACGGAGCTTAAAAACACACAAGATTTTAGACAGGACTTCCATTCAGAGACCTCTGGATGTGCAGCCACTTTGAACACTTCTACTGGCAACTCAGATCCTTGTCTTCCTTATTCTTGTGAATTgcctttatgttatttttcctcgAAATGTACATGTTCATCAGGGGAGCATATGGACAGGGCATCAAACTTCTCTCAGGATGGTAGAAACCATGAAGAAACATTGGAGCATTGTATGCACAGTGACTCTTTGCAGAAAATACGGGTGAAACCGTTTAAAAATTCATCGGTCTGCCCTGGCGCACAGAAGGCTATTACTTCTTCAGAGGCAGTTGACAGATTTATGCCTAGGACAACACAACTGCAGGAGcggaaaagaagaagagaagatgaTCGTAAAATTGGAACTTTTCTTGGAACAAGCACGAGTAGTGATGAGGTTATGATTGGGCCTCTGTTACCAGACTTACACAAAGTGGATATGCACGATGACTCGTTGAACACGACAGCAAATTTAATTCGGAATAAACTTAAAGAg gtaATTTCATCTACGCCAAAACCTCCAGAAGACAAGCTGGAAGATGTACATACAAGTCGTCCgttaaaacaaagaagaagaatataG